The following proteins come from a genomic window of Aphelocoma coerulescens isolate FSJ_1873_10779 chromosome 18, UR_Acoe_1.0, whole genome shotgun sequence:
- the PECAM1 gene encoding platelet endothelial cell adhesion molecule isoform X16, whose translation MYLALLVIFLQCSELYAQGKVFTFNRVEIRVQPSVKVKNGAPMSIICHADISKNTDFQLKHNFTIFKDRKLVFMTVSDKEDARYEIPVAKSSDTGDYECTVKADGKLSFSNSIYVWVAGMTKPILTADKREVLEGEVVKLRCELPEEVPPLEFFFRKIKTNSAPKEKRVPERNQNFSEVEYYVEEGDNILQFDCFGKRQVRSGWESSQHSNKTLVTVKEPFIKPTLITGPSSNVTEGDQIEIECSTVVAQMRDIDIILQKNRTILNSVRDKKFLKYSTVATQEDSGEYLCKVEQGAVSKTTKLNVFVSELFPKPTLSASMTKLDESKDLILSCSINGFRRANFSIVRKGSHEDILLKNSRVLAMKVNVNDTGSYTCKAEIKGIVKESKPVRINVYAPVSKPTLSVVSGSPEVILGKPVQLICHSVMGTPPITFTFYKGDEVRKNVTNDTYAMFLDEDIGLNDNGGYKCDARNNHSSGVKTSNILNVTVIVPIRNASLGSVPYGEVEVGSDTAFLCSVKEGSWPIDFKFFKKTDHEVLLHEVREYSDRTIWHKKTMKRKDTGTYYCMASNRASMDVRSRPITIHVILAAWQKGVIAAFVLTAIAGAGAIALWWFLHKKKKAKGPSMEMSGSALAPNLTSEKLTRQPSDGNYYSGSGYIEDNENHMKSTDESKENIWAS comes from the exons ATGTATCTTGCTCTTCTGGTGATTTTCTTGCAGT gttcaGAACTTTACGCTCAGGGGAAAG TTTTTACTTTCAACAGAGTTGAAATCAGGGTTCAGCCATCTGTCAAAGTGAAGAATGGAGCTCCGATGTCAATCATCTGCCATGCTGATATTAGCAAAAATACTGATTTCCAGCTGAAGCATAATTTTACAATTTTTAAGGATAGAAAGCTTGTGTTTATGACTGTATCAGACAAAGAAGATGCACGGTATGAAATACCAGTGGCCAAATCTTCAGATACAGGAGACTATGAATGTACTGTGAAAGCAGATGGAAAGTTGAGTTTCAGTAACTCCATCTACGTTTGGGTAGCAG GAATGACCAAGCCAATCCTGACTGCTGACAAAAGAGAAGTTTTAGAGGGTGAAGTTGTGAAATTACGTTGTGAGCTGCCAGAAGAAGTACCTCCTTTAGAGTTCTTTTTCCGGAAGATAAAGACAAACTCAGCACCTAAAGAAAAACGTGTACCTGAACGAAACCAAAATTTTTCTGAAGTGGAATATTATGTTGAAGAGGGAGATAATATTTTACAATTTGATTGCTTTGGCAAGAGACAAGTAAGATCTGGATGGGAAAGCTCACAACATAGCAACAAAACTCTTGTTACAGTCAAGG AACCATTTATAAAGCCCACTCTGATCACTGGGCCCTCCAGTAATGTTACAGAAGGAGACCAAATAGAAATTGAATGCTCAACTGTGGTAGCTCAAATGCGTGACATTGACATCATCCTCCAGAAAAACAGAACAATACTGAACAGTGTACGAGAtaagaaatttttgaaatacTCTACAGTAGCTACTCAAGAGGACAGTGGTGAATACCTGTGTAAGGTGGAGCAAGGAGCAGTGTCTAAAACCACAAAACTGAATGTCTTTGTGTCAG AGTTATTTCCCAAGCCAACATTGTCTGCTTCTATGACAAAGCTGGATGAAAGTAAAGATTTAATTTTGAGTTGCAGCATTAATGGTTTTCGGAGAGCCAACTTCTCTATAGTGCGGAAAGGTTCCCATGAAGACATCCTGTTGAAAAATTCTAGAGTCTTAGCAATGAAAGTTAATGTGAATGATACTGGATCTTACACCTGTAAAGCTGAAATAAAAGGAATAGTCAAGGAGAGCAAACCTGTAAGGATAAATGTTTATG CTCCAGTCTCCAAGCCAACTCTTTCCGTTGTCAGTGGTTCACCGGAGGTGATATTAGGGAAGCCTGTACAATTAATCTGTCATTCAGTGATGGGAACACCACCAATAACATTCACATTCTACAAAGGGGATGAAGTTAGGAAAAATGTAACTAATGACACATATGCTATGTTCTTGGATGAAGATATTGGACTAAATGACAATGGAGGATACAAATGTGATGCTAGAAACAATCACTCCAGTGGTGTGAAAACTAGCAATATTCTAAATGTCACAGTGATAG TACCGATCAGGAATGCCAGTTTGGGCAGTGTTCCGTATGGAGAAGTAGAAGTTGGCAGTGATACTgcttttctctgctctgtgaAAGAAGGATCTTGGCCAATAGACttcaagttttttaaaaaaactgatCATGAGGTTCTTCTACATGAAGTAAGGGAGTATTCAGACAGAACCATATGGCACAAGAAAACAATGAAGCGGAAGGACACAGGGACGTATTATTGCATGGCTTCGAACCGAGCCAGCATGGACGTGAGGAGCCGTCCAATAACCATCCATG TCATCTTAGCAGCTTGGCAGAAAGGAGTCATTGCTGCATTTGTCCTAACAGCCATCGCAGGAGCAGGAGCCATTGCTTTATGGTGGTTTTTGCATAAGAAGAAAAAGG CTAAAGGACCATCCATGGAGATGTCTGG ttctGCCTTGGCTCCAAACTTGACAAGTGAAAAACTAACGAGACAGCCCAGTGATGGAAACTATTATTCAG GATCAGGTTACATTGAAGATAACGAAAATCACATGAAATCAACAGATGAGAGTAAAG
- the PECAM1 gene encoding platelet endothelial cell adhesion molecule isoform X5, producing MYLALLVIFLQCSELYAQGKVFTFNRVEIRVQPSVKVKNGAPMSIICHADISKNTDFQLKHNFTIFKDRKLVFMTVSDKEDARYEIPVAKSSDTGDYECTVKADGKLSFSNSIYVWVAGMTKPILTADKREVLEGEVVKLRCELPEEVPPLEFFFRKIKTNSAPKEKRVPERNQNFSEVEYYVEEGDNILQFDCFGKRQVRSGWESSQHSNKTLVTVKEPFIKPTLITGPSSNVTEGDQIEIECSTVVAQMRDIDIILQKNRTILNSVRDKKFLKYSTVATQEDSGEYLCKVEQGAVSKTTKLNVFVSELFPKPTLSASMTKLDESKDLILSCSINGFRRANFSIVRKGSHEDILLKNSRVLAMKVNVNDTGSYTCKAEIKGIVKESKPVRINVYAPVSKPTLSVVSGSPEVILGKPVQLICHSVMGTPPITFTFYKGDEVRKNVTNDTYAMFLDEDIGLNDNGGYKCDARNNHSSGVKTSNILNVTVIVPIRNASLGSVPYGEVEVGSDTAFLCSVKEGSWPIDFKFFKKTDHEVLLHEVREYSDRTIWHKKTMKRKDTGTYYCMASNRASMDVRSRPITIHVILAAWQKGVIAAFVLTAIAGAGAIALWWFLHKKKKAKGPSMEMSGSALAPNLTSEKLTRQPSDGNYYSGSGYIEDNENHMKSTDESKGPDLESAEVDYTEVEVSTLDPHRAPEQKGTETVYSEIRKTNNDSVENRHSDICRTDMGQSL from the exons ATGTATCTTGCTCTTCTGGTGATTTTCTTGCAGT gttcaGAACTTTACGCTCAGGGGAAAG TTTTTACTTTCAACAGAGTTGAAATCAGGGTTCAGCCATCTGTCAAAGTGAAGAATGGAGCTCCGATGTCAATCATCTGCCATGCTGATATTAGCAAAAATACTGATTTCCAGCTGAAGCATAATTTTACAATTTTTAAGGATAGAAAGCTTGTGTTTATGACTGTATCAGACAAAGAAGATGCACGGTATGAAATACCAGTGGCCAAATCTTCAGATACAGGAGACTATGAATGTACTGTGAAAGCAGATGGAAAGTTGAGTTTCAGTAACTCCATCTACGTTTGGGTAGCAG GAATGACCAAGCCAATCCTGACTGCTGACAAAAGAGAAGTTTTAGAGGGTGAAGTTGTGAAATTACGTTGTGAGCTGCCAGAAGAAGTACCTCCTTTAGAGTTCTTTTTCCGGAAGATAAAGACAAACTCAGCACCTAAAGAAAAACGTGTACCTGAACGAAACCAAAATTTTTCTGAAGTGGAATATTATGTTGAAGAGGGAGATAATATTTTACAATTTGATTGCTTTGGCAAGAGACAAGTAAGATCTGGATGGGAAAGCTCACAACATAGCAACAAAACTCTTGTTACAGTCAAGG AACCATTTATAAAGCCCACTCTGATCACTGGGCCCTCCAGTAATGTTACAGAAGGAGACCAAATAGAAATTGAATGCTCAACTGTGGTAGCTCAAATGCGTGACATTGACATCATCCTCCAGAAAAACAGAACAATACTGAACAGTGTACGAGAtaagaaatttttgaaatacTCTACAGTAGCTACTCAAGAGGACAGTGGTGAATACCTGTGTAAGGTGGAGCAAGGAGCAGTGTCTAAAACCACAAAACTGAATGTCTTTGTGTCAG AGTTATTTCCCAAGCCAACATTGTCTGCTTCTATGACAAAGCTGGATGAAAGTAAAGATTTAATTTTGAGTTGCAGCATTAATGGTTTTCGGAGAGCCAACTTCTCTATAGTGCGGAAAGGTTCCCATGAAGACATCCTGTTGAAAAATTCTAGAGTCTTAGCAATGAAAGTTAATGTGAATGATACTGGATCTTACACCTGTAAAGCTGAAATAAAAGGAATAGTCAAGGAGAGCAAACCTGTAAGGATAAATGTTTATG CTCCAGTCTCCAAGCCAACTCTTTCCGTTGTCAGTGGTTCACCGGAGGTGATATTAGGGAAGCCTGTACAATTAATCTGTCATTCAGTGATGGGAACACCACCAATAACATTCACATTCTACAAAGGGGATGAAGTTAGGAAAAATGTAACTAATGACACATATGCTATGTTCTTGGATGAAGATATTGGACTAAATGACAATGGAGGATACAAATGTGATGCTAGAAACAATCACTCCAGTGGTGTGAAAACTAGCAATATTCTAAATGTCACAGTGATAG TACCGATCAGGAATGCCAGTTTGGGCAGTGTTCCGTATGGAGAAGTAGAAGTTGGCAGTGATACTgcttttctctgctctgtgaAAGAAGGATCTTGGCCAATAGACttcaagttttttaaaaaaactgatCATGAGGTTCTTCTACATGAAGTAAGGGAGTATTCAGACAGAACCATATGGCACAAGAAAACAATGAAGCGGAAGGACACAGGGACGTATTATTGCATGGCTTCGAACCGAGCCAGCATGGACGTGAGGAGCCGTCCAATAACCATCCATG TCATCTTAGCAGCTTGGCAGAAAGGAGTCATTGCTGCATTTGTCCTAACAGCCATCGCAGGAGCAGGAGCCATTGCTTTATGGTGGTTTTTGCATAAGAAGAAAAAGG CTAAAGGACCATCCATGGAGATGTCTGG ttctGCCTTGGCTCCAAACTTGACAAGTGAAAAACTAACGAGACAGCCCAGTGATGGAAACTATTATTCAG GATCAGGTTACATTGAAGATAACGAAAATCACATGAAATCAACAGATGAGAGTAAAG GACCTGACCTTGAGAGTGCTGAGGTGGATTACACTGAAGTTGAAGTCTCAACACTTGATCCTCACAGAG CTCCTGAACAGAAGGGGACTGAAACAGTTTATAGTGAAATCAGAAAAACTAATAATG atTCTGTGGAAAACAGGCATTCT GACATTTGCAGGACAGATATGGGACAGTCCCTTT
- the PECAM1 gene encoding platelet endothelial cell adhesion molecule isoform X8, whose protein sequence is MYLALLVIFLQCSELYAQGKVFTFNRVEIRVQPSVKVKNGAPMSIICHADISKNTDFQLKHNFTIFKDRKLVFMTVSDKEDARYEIPVAKSSDTGDYECTVKADGKLSFSNSIYVWVAGMTKPILTADKREVLEGEVVKLRCELPEEVPPLEFFFRKIKTNSAPKEKRVPERNQNFSEVEYYVEEGDNILQFDCFGKRQVRSGWESSQHSNKTLVTVKEPFIKPTLITGPSSNVTEGDQIEIECSTVVAQMRDIDIILQKNRTILNSVRDKKFLKYSTVATQEDSGEYLCKVEQGAVSKTTKLNVFVSELFPKPTLSASMTKLDESKDLILSCSINGFRRANFSIVRKGSHEDILLKNSRVLAMKVNVNDTGSYTCKAEIKGIVKESKPVRINVYAPVSKPTLSVVSGSPEVILGKPVQLICHSVMGTPPITFTFYKGDEVRKNVTNDTYAMFLDEDIGLNDNGGYKCDARNNHSSGVKTSNILNVTVIVPIRNASLGSVPYGEVEVGSDTAFLCSVKEGSWPIDFKFFKKTDHEVLLHEVREYSDRTIWHKKTMKRKDTGTYYCMASNRASMDVRSRPITIHVILAAWQKGVIAAFVLTAIAGAGAIALWWFLHKKKKAKGPSMEMSGSALAPNLTSEKLTRQPSDGNYYSGSGYIEDNENHMKSTDESKGPDLESAEVDYTEVEVSTLDPHRDSVENRHSDICRTDMGQSL, encoded by the exons ATGTATCTTGCTCTTCTGGTGATTTTCTTGCAGT gttcaGAACTTTACGCTCAGGGGAAAG TTTTTACTTTCAACAGAGTTGAAATCAGGGTTCAGCCATCTGTCAAAGTGAAGAATGGAGCTCCGATGTCAATCATCTGCCATGCTGATATTAGCAAAAATACTGATTTCCAGCTGAAGCATAATTTTACAATTTTTAAGGATAGAAAGCTTGTGTTTATGACTGTATCAGACAAAGAAGATGCACGGTATGAAATACCAGTGGCCAAATCTTCAGATACAGGAGACTATGAATGTACTGTGAAAGCAGATGGAAAGTTGAGTTTCAGTAACTCCATCTACGTTTGGGTAGCAG GAATGACCAAGCCAATCCTGACTGCTGACAAAAGAGAAGTTTTAGAGGGTGAAGTTGTGAAATTACGTTGTGAGCTGCCAGAAGAAGTACCTCCTTTAGAGTTCTTTTTCCGGAAGATAAAGACAAACTCAGCACCTAAAGAAAAACGTGTACCTGAACGAAACCAAAATTTTTCTGAAGTGGAATATTATGTTGAAGAGGGAGATAATATTTTACAATTTGATTGCTTTGGCAAGAGACAAGTAAGATCTGGATGGGAAAGCTCACAACATAGCAACAAAACTCTTGTTACAGTCAAGG AACCATTTATAAAGCCCACTCTGATCACTGGGCCCTCCAGTAATGTTACAGAAGGAGACCAAATAGAAATTGAATGCTCAACTGTGGTAGCTCAAATGCGTGACATTGACATCATCCTCCAGAAAAACAGAACAATACTGAACAGTGTACGAGAtaagaaatttttgaaatacTCTACAGTAGCTACTCAAGAGGACAGTGGTGAATACCTGTGTAAGGTGGAGCAAGGAGCAGTGTCTAAAACCACAAAACTGAATGTCTTTGTGTCAG AGTTATTTCCCAAGCCAACATTGTCTGCTTCTATGACAAAGCTGGATGAAAGTAAAGATTTAATTTTGAGTTGCAGCATTAATGGTTTTCGGAGAGCCAACTTCTCTATAGTGCGGAAAGGTTCCCATGAAGACATCCTGTTGAAAAATTCTAGAGTCTTAGCAATGAAAGTTAATGTGAATGATACTGGATCTTACACCTGTAAAGCTGAAATAAAAGGAATAGTCAAGGAGAGCAAACCTGTAAGGATAAATGTTTATG CTCCAGTCTCCAAGCCAACTCTTTCCGTTGTCAGTGGTTCACCGGAGGTGATATTAGGGAAGCCTGTACAATTAATCTGTCATTCAGTGATGGGAACACCACCAATAACATTCACATTCTACAAAGGGGATGAAGTTAGGAAAAATGTAACTAATGACACATATGCTATGTTCTTGGATGAAGATATTGGACTAAATGACAATGGAGGATACAAATGTGATGCTAGAAACAATCACTCCAGTGGTGTGAAAACTAGCAATATTCTAAATGTCACAGTGATAG TACCGATCAGGAATGCCAGTTTGGGCAGTGTTCCGTATGGAGAAGTAGAAGTTGGCAGTGATACTgcttttctctgctctgtgaAAGAAGGATCTTGGCCAATAGACttcaagttttttaaaaaaactgatCATGAGGTTCTTCTACATGAAGTAAGGGAGTATTCAGACAGAACCATATGGCACAAGAAAACAATGAAGCGGAAGGACACAGGGACGTATTATTGCATGGCTTCGAACCGAGCCAGCATGGACGTGAGGAGCCGTCCAATAACCATCCATG TCATCTTAGCAGCTTGGCAGAAAGGAGTCATTGCTGCATTTGTCCTAACAGCCATCGCAGGAGCAGGAGCCATTGCTTTATGGTGGTTTTTGCATAAGAAGAAAAAGG CTAAAGGACCATCCATGGAGATGTCTGG ttctGCCTTGGCTCCAAACTTGACAAGTGAAAAACTAACGAGACAGCCCAGTGATGGAAACTATTATTCAG GATCAGGTTACATTGAAGATAACGAAAATCACATGAAATCAACAGATGAGAGTAAAG GACCTGACCTTGAGAGTGCTGAGGTGGATTACACTGAAGTTGAAGTCTCAACACTTGATCCTCACAGAG atTCTGTGGAAAACAGGCATTCT GACATTTGCAGGACAGATATGGGACAGTCCCTTT
- the PECAM1 gene encoding platelet endothelial cell adhesion molecule isoform X11 has product MYLALLVIFLQCSELYAQGKVFTFNRVEIRVQPSVKVKNGAPMSIICHADISKNTDFQLKHNFTIFKDRKLVFMTVSDKEDARYEIPVAKSSDTGDYECTVKADGKLSFSNSIYVWVAGMTKPILTADKREVLEGEVVKLRCELPEEVPPLEFFFRKIKTNSAPKEKRVPERNQNFSEVEYYVEEGDNILQFDCFGKRQVRSGWESSQHSNKTLVTVKEPFIKPTLITGPSSNVTEGDQIEIECSTVVAQMRDIDIILQKNRTILNSVRDKKFLKYSTVATQEDSGEYLCKVEQGAVSKTTKLNVFVSELFPKPTLSASMTKLDESKDLILSCSINGFRRANFSIVRKGSHEDILLKNSRVLAMKVNVNDTGSYTCKAEIKGIVKESKPVRINVYAPVSKPTLSVVSGSPEVILGKPVQLICHSVMGTPPITFTFYKGDEVRKNVTNDTYAMFLDEDIGLNDNGGYKCDARNNHSSGVKTSNILNVTVIVPIRNASLGSVPYGEVEVGSDTAFLCSVKEGSWPIDFKFFKKTDHEVLLHEVREYSDRTIWHKKTMKRKDTGTYYCMASNRASMDVRSRPITIHVILAAWQKGVIAAFVLTAIAGAGAIALWWFLHKKKKAKGPSMEMSGSALAPNLTSEKLTRQPSDGNYYSGSGYIEDNENHMKSTDESKAPEQKGTETVYSEIRKTNNDSVENRHSDICRTDMGQSL; this is encoded by the exons ATGTATCTTGCTCTTCTGGTGATTTTCTTGCAGT gttcaGAACTTTACGCTCAGGGGAAAG TTTTTACTTTCAACAGAGTTGAAATCAGGGTTCAGCCATCTGTCAAAGTGAAGAATGGAGCTCCGATGTCAATCATCTGCCATGCTGATATTAGCAAAAATACTGATTTCCAGCTGAAGCATAATTTTACAATTTTTAAGGATAGAAAGCTTGTGTTTATGACTGTATCAGACAAAGAAGATGCACGGTATGAAATACCAGTGGCCAAATCTTCAGATACAGGAGACTATGAATGTACTGTGAAAGCAGATGGAAAGTTGAGTTTCAGTAACTCCATCTACGTTTGGGTAGCAG GAATGACCAAGCCAATCCTGACTGCTGACAAAAGAGAAGTTTTAGAGGGTGAAGTTGTGAAATTACGTTGTGAGCTGCCAGAAGAAGTACCTCCTTTAGAGTTCTTTTTCCGGAAGATAAAGACAAACTCAGCACCTAAAGAAAAACGTGTACCTGAACGAAACCAAAATTTTTCTGAAGTGGAATATTATGTTGAAGAGGGAGATAATATTTTACAATTTGATTGCTTTGGCAAGAGACAAGTAAGATCTGGATGGGAAAGCTCACAACATAGCAACAAAACTCTTGTTACAGTCAAGG AACCATTTATAAAGCCCACTCTGATCACTGGGCCCTCCAGTAATGTTACAGAAGGAGACCAAATAGAAATTGAATGCTCAACTGTGGTAGCTCAAATGCGTGACATTGACATCATCCTCCAGAAAAACAGAACAATACTGAACAGTGTACGAGAtaagaaatttttgaaatacTCTACAGTAGCTACTCAAGAGGACAGTGGTGAATACCTGTGTAAGGTGGAGCAAGGAGCAGTGTCTAAAACCACAAAACTGAATGTCTTTGTGTCAG AGTTATTTCCCAAGCCAACATTGTCTGCTTCTATGACAAAGCTGGATGAAAGTAAAGATTTAATTTTGAGTTGCAGCATTAATGGTTTTCGGAGAGCCAACTTCTCTATAGTGCGGAAAGGTTCCCATGAAGACATCCTGTTGAAAAATTCTAGAGTCTTAGCAATGAAAGTTAATGTGAATGATACTGGATCTTACACCTGTAAAGCTGAAATAAAAGGAATAGTCAAGGAGAGCAAACCTGTAAGGATAAATGTTTATG CTCCAGTCTCCAAGCCAACTCTTTCCGTTGTCAGTGGTTCACCGGAGGTGATATTAGGGAAGCCTGTACAATTAATCTGTCATTCAGTGATGGGAACACCACCAATAACATTCACATTCTACAAAGGGGATGAAGTTAGGAAAAATGTAACTAATGACACATATGCTATGTTCTTGGATGAAGATATTGGACTAAATGACAATGGAGGATACAAATGTGATGCTAGAAACAATCACTCCAGTGGTGTGAAAACTAGCAATATTCTAAATGTCACAGTGATAG TACCGATCAGGAATGCCAGTTTGGGCAGTGTTCCGTATGGAGAAGTAGAAGTTGGCAGTGATACTgcttttctctgctctgtgaAAGAAGGATCTTGGCCAATAGACttcaagttttttaaaaaaactgatCATGAGGTTCTTCTACATGAAGTAAGGGAGTATTCAGACAGAACCATATGGCACAAGAAAACAATGAAGCGGAAGGACACAGGGACGTATTATTGCATGGCTTCGAACCGAGCCAGCATGGACGTGAGGAGCCGTCCAATAACCATCCATG TCATCTTAGCAGCTTGGCAGAAAGGAGTCATTGCTGCATTTGTCCTAACAGCCATCGCAGGAGCAGGAGCCATTGCTTTATGGTGGTTTTTGCATAAGAAGAAAAAGG CTAAAGGACCATCCATGGAGATGTCTGG ttctGCCTTGGCTCCAAACTTGACAAGTGAAAAACTAACGAGACAGCCCAGTGATGGAAACTATTATTCAG GATCAGGTTACATTGAAGATAACGAAAATCACATGAAATCAACAGATGAGAGTAAAG CTCCTGAACAGAAGGGGACTGAAACAGTTTATAGTGAAATCAGAAAAACTAATAATG atTCTGTGGAAAACAGGCATTCT GACATTTGCAGGACAGATATGGGACAGTCCCTTT
- the PECAM1 gene encoding platelet endothelial cell adhesion molecule isoform X4 — MYLALLVIFLQCSELYAQGKVFTFNRVEIRVQPSVKVKNGAPMSIICHADISKNTDFQLKHNFTIFKDRKLVFMTVSDKEDARYEIPVAKSSDTGDYECTVKADGKLSFSNSIYVWVAGMTKPILTADKREVLEGEVVKLRCELPEEVPPLEFFFRKIKTNSAPKEKRVPERNQNFSEVEYYVEEGDNILQFDCFGKRQVRSGWESSQHSNKTLVTVKEPFIKPTLITGPSSNVTEGDQIEIECSTVVAQMRDIDIILQKNRTILNSVRDKKFLKYSTVATQEDSGEYLCKVEQGAVSKTTKLNVFVSELFPKPTLSASMTKLDESKDLILSCSINGFRRANFSIVRKGSHEDILLKNSRVLAMKVNVNDTGSYTCKAEIKGIVKESKPVRINVYAPVSKPTLSVVSGSPEVILGKPVQLICHSVMGTPPITFTFYKGDEVRKNVTNDTYAMFLDEDIGLNDNGGYKCDARNNHSSGVKTSNILNVTVIVPIRNASLGSVPYGEVEVGSDTAFLCSVKEGSWPIDFKFFKKTDHEVLLHEVREYSDRTIWHKKTMKRKDTGTYYCMASNRASMDVRSRPITIHVILAAWQKGVIAAFVLTAIAGAGAIALWWFLHKKKKAKGPSMEMSGSALAPNLTSEKLTRQPSDGNYYSGSGYIEDNENHMKSTDESKGPDLESAEVDYTEVEVSTLDPHRVTRPQSVGLRYMSAALKEKHPWKFIHHPNAHFNHSLFSGEL; from the exons ATGTATCTTGCTCTTCTGGTGATTTTCTTGCAGT gttcaGAACTTTACGCTCAGGGGAAAG TTTTTACTTTCAACAGAGTTGAAATCAGGGTTCAGCCATCTGTCAAAGTGAAGAATGGAGCTCCGATGTCAATCATCTGCCATGCTGATATTAGCAAAAATACTGATTTCCAGCTGAAGCATAATTTTACAATTTTTAAGGATAGAAAGCTTGTGTTTATGACTGTATCAGACAAAGAAGATGCACGGTATGAAATACCAGTGGCCAAATCTTCAGATACAGGAGACTATGAATGTACTGTGAAAGCAGATGGAAAGTTGAGTTTCAGTAACTCCATCTACGTTTGGGTAGCAG GAATGACCAAGCCAATCCTGACTGCTGACAAAAGAGAAGTTTTAGAGGGTGAAGTTGTGAAATTACGTTGTGAGCTGCCAGAAGAAGTACCTCCTTTAGAGTTCTTTTTCCGGAAGATAAAGACAAACTCAGCACCTAAAGAAAAACGTGTACCTGAACGAAACCAAAATTTTTCTGAAGTGGAATATTATGTTGAAGAGGGAGATAATATTTTACAATTTGATTGCTTTGGCAAGAGACAAGTAAGATCTGGATGGGAAAGCTCACAACATAGCAACAAAACTCTTGTTACAGTCAAGG AACCATTTATAAAGCCCACTCTGATCACTGGGCCCTCCAGTAATGTTACAGAAGGAGACCAAATAGAAATTGAATGCTCAACTGTGGTAGCTCAAATGCGTGACATTGACATCATCCTCCAGAAAAACAGAACAATACTGAACAGTGTACGAGAtaagaaatttttgaaatacTCTACAGTAGCTACTCAAGAGGACAGTGGTGAATACCTGTGTAAGGTGGAGCAAGGAGCAGTGTCTAAAACCACAAAACTGAATGTCTTTGTGTCAG AGTTATTTCCCAAGCCAACATTGTCTGCTTCTATGACAAAGCTGGATGAAAGTAAAGATTTAATTTTGAGTTGCAGCATTAATGGTTTTCGGAGAGCCAACTTCTCTATAGTGCGGAAAGGTTCCCATGAAGACATCCTGTTGAAAAATTCTAGAGTCTTAGCAATGAAAGTTAATGTGAATGATACTGGATCTTACACCTGTAAAGCTGAAATAAAAGGAATAGTCAAGGAGAGCAAACCTGTAAGGATAAATGTTTATG CTCCAGTCTCCAAGCCAACTCTTTCCGTTGTCAGTGGTTCACCGGAGGTGATATTAGGGAAGCCTGTACAATTAATCTGTCATTCAGTGATGGGAACACCACCAATAACATTCACATTCTACAAAGGGGATGAAGTTAGGAAAAATGTAACTAATGACACATATGCTATGTTCTTGGATGAAGATATTGGACTAAATGACAATGGAGGATACAAATGTGATGCTAGAAACAATCACTCCAGTGGTGTGAAAACTAGCAATATTCTAAATGTCACAGTGATAG TACCGATCAGGAATGCCAGTTTGGGCAGTGTTCCGTATGGAGAAGTAGAAGTTGGCAGTGATACTgcttttctctgctctgtgaAAGAAGGATCTTGGCCAATAGACttcaagttttttaaaaaaactgatCATGAGGTTCTTCTACATGAAGTAAGGGAGTATTCAGACAGAACCATATGGCACAAGAAAACAATGAAGCGGAAGGACACAGGGACGTATTATTGCATGGCTTCGAACCGAGCCAGCATGGACGTGAGGAGCCGTCCAATAACCATCCATG TCATCTTAGCAGCTTGGCAGAAAGGAGTCATTGCTGCATTTGTCCTAACAGCCATCGCAGGAGCAGGAGCCATTGCTTTATGGTGGTTTTTGCATAAGAAGAAAAAGG CTAAAGGACCATCCATGGAGATGTCTGG ttctGCCTTGGCTCCAAACTTGACAAGTGAAAAACTAACGAGACAGCCCAGTGATGGAAACTATTATTCAG GATCAGGTTACATTGAAGATAACGAAAATCACATGAAATCAACAGATGAGAGTAAAG GACCTGACCTTGAGAGTGCTGAGGTGGATTACACTGAAGTTGAAGTCTCAACACTTGATCCTCACAGAG TAACCAGGCCTCAGAGCGTGGGGCTGAGGTACATGTCTGCAGCCTTGAAGGAGAAACATCCGTGGAAATTTATTCACCACCCAAATGCCCACTTCAATCATTCTCTGTTTTCTGGAGAACTCTGA